From Chrysiogenia bacterium, the proteins below share one genomic window:
- a CDS encoding biopolymer transporter ExbD codes for MDKPLNLIPFISFLSVVVSFLIATAAWNQLVQIEIMLPSQGAPSSAQNPNEPQLSLTIIVTEENLQIAGAGAALPAIPMKDGKYDLEALNKTIADIQKKFPQNREAIVAIESSIVYEKVVNVLDVALKNGIDGLSLTPYTPASKLQRK; via the coding sequence ATGGATAAACCGCTCAACCTGATTCCGTTCATCTCCTTCCTTTCGGTGGTGGTGTCCTTCCTGATTGCGACCGCCGCATGGAACCAGCTCGTCCAGATCGAGATCATGCTCCCTTCGCAGGGCGCGCCCTCCAGCGCGCAGAATCCCAATGAGCCGCAGCTCTCGCTCACGATCATCGTGACTGAAGAGAACCTGCAGATCGCCGGCGCCGGCGCGGCGCTCCCCGCTATCCCCATGAAGGATGGCAAGTACGATCTCGAAGCGCTCAACAAGACGATCGCTGACATTCAAAAGAAATTCCCGCAGAACCGCGAGGCCATCGTCGCGATCGAATCGAGCATCGTCTACGAGAAAGTCGTGAATGTTCTCGACGTCGCTCTCAAAAACGGCATCGACGGATTGTCCCTGACGCCGTACACCCCGGCCAGCAAGCTCCAGAGGAAGTAA
- a CDS encoding MotA/TolQ/ExbB proton channel family protein — protein sequence MHFISLTGVVMFAILGERVFFLWIKSGFNKAAFLEQMRKFIADNNIDGAIAFCKEKKDALSNIIRAGLAQFREGDPEFKDAMDLAALANLPELERRTGYLAMLGNVATLLGLLGTIQGLINAFESVASVDASQKAAALAAGISTAMLTTAYGLVIAIPSLVAFSVIQGRTQKLVEGIEESAATVATFLDRRAQRPS from the coding sequence ATGCATTTCATTTCGCTGACCGGAGTGGTGATGTTCGCCATTCTCGGGGAGCGGGTGTTCTTCCTCTGGATCAAGAGCGGCTTCAACAAGGCCGCCTTCCTGGAGCAAATGCGCAAGTTCATCGCCGATAACAATATCGACGGCGCCATCGCGTTCTGTAAGGAAAAGAAGGACGCGCTCTCGAACATCATTCGCGCAGGACTGGCCCAGTTCCGCGAAGGCGATCCCGAGTTTAAGGACGCCATGGACCTCGCCGCACTGGCCAACCTGCCGGAGCTCGAGCGCCGCACCGGTTACCTGGCCATGCTGGGCAACGTCGCGACGCTGCTCGGACTGCTCGGCACGATTCAGGGTCTGATCAACGCCTTCGAGTCGGTCGCCTCCGTGGACGCCTCGCAGAAAGCTGCTGCTCTGGCGGCCGGTATCTCCACGGCCATGCTCACGACCGCGTACGGACTCGTCATCGCGATTCCCTCGCTGGTCGCTTTCTCGGTCATCCAGGGCCGGACGCAGAAACTCGTCGAAGGCATCGAGGAATCGGCCGCTACCGTAGCCACCTTCCTGGACCGCCGCGCGCAGCGTCCTTCCTGA